The following are encoded in a window of Telmatobacter sp. DSM 110680 genomic DNA:
- a CDS encoding GMC oxidoreductase, protein MLVEQLSPDQPACDFCIVGSGPVGMALALELDELGQEILLLESGGSDLDSKIADASRAQIVDQRRHADMSLTVCRALGGTSWTWGGRCVAYNDADFAARNFVPDAAWPITHDTIRPWYATASKYLLCGNDHFNIPYTRALTGGLTMDSVERWATTPRLIEIHRDALIRSQRIKISLRSTVVGLYVNEDGSWVESLEVATPAGPRTVKARNFILALGGVETSRFLLSIQQKNPRLFGGIDGPLGRYYMGHLSGKIATLQLRNPESVSDLDFHLDDGAWYRRRLMLTDETQLNNKLLNAVFWADNPAFYDPSHRSPVLSATFLAIAFPPTGRRLLSEAIRLAHTGPRPYKIAAHLRNAILGAPGGAVDLYRVLRDRFLAKPRKPGFIVPNKGGSYALHYHAEQAPNPLSRITLTAEKDAFGMPRASIDMRYSCQDVDSVLESHRLLDQALRANQIGQLVYWNSPEETRAWVEENAGDGFHQIGGVRMGTDPSTSVVDPDLNVHGLSNLSIASSAVFPSGSQANSTLLAVALAMRLAHRLANSTSRP, encoded by the coding sequence ATGCTTGTTGAGCAACTCTCCCCCGATCAGCCAGCCTGCGATTTCTGTATTGTGGGCTCCGGCCCGGTCGGCATGGCCCTCGCCCTGGAACTCGACGAGTTGGGCCAAGAGATTCTGCTCCTCGAGTCGGGCGGCAGCGATCTCGACTCCAAGATCGCCGATGCCTCTCGGGCCCAGATCGTCGATCAGCGACGCCACGCCGACATGAGCCTCACCGTCTGCCGCGCCCTCGGCGGAACCTCCTGGACCTGGGGCGGCCGCTGCGTTGCCTATAACGACGCTGACTTTGCTGCTCGCAATTTTGTTCCGGACGCCGCGTGGCCCATCACCCACGACACCATTCGTCCCTGGTACGCGACCGCCTCAAAGTATCTGCTCTGCGGCAACGACCATTTCAACATTCCCTACACGCGCGCCTTAACCGGCGGGCTCACCATGGACTCAGTCGAACGCTGGGCCACTACCCCTCGCTTGATCGAGATTCATCGCGACGCGCTCATCCGTTCCCAGCGCATCAAGATCAGTCTGCGCAGCACCGTCGTCGGTCTCTATGTGAACGAAGACGGCAGTTGGGTTGAAAGCCTCGAAGTTGCCACTCCCGCCGGCCCGCGCACAGTGAAGGCCCGCAATTTCATCCTGGCCCTCGGCGGCGTCGAAACCAGCCGCTTCCTGCTCTCTATCCAGCAAAAGAATCCGCGCCTGTTTGGCGGGATCGATGGACCGCTCGGCCGATATTACATGGGCCACCTTTCCGGAAAAATTGCAACCTTGCAGTTGCGCAATCCAGAGTCTGTTTCCGACCTCGATTTTCATCTCGACGACGGAGCATGGTATCGCCGGCGTCTGATGCTGACGGACGAAACACAGCTGAACAACAAGCTGCTCAACGCCGTTTTCTGGGCTGACAATCCGGCTTTCTACGATCCCAGTCATCGCAGTCCCGTCCTCTCAGCCACGTTTCTGGCCATCGCCTTTCCGCCCACCGGTCGCCGTCTCCTCAGCGAGGCTATTCGTCTTGCCCACACCGGTCCTCGCCCTTACAAAATCGCCGCGCACCTCCGCAACGCCATTCTCGGCGCACCCGGCGGAGCAGTGGATTTGTATCGAGTCCTGCGCGATCGTTTTCTCGCCAAGCCGCGCAAGCCCGGCTTTATTGTCCCCAACAAGGGCGGAAGCTATGCCCTGCATTACCACGCTGAGCAGGCTCCAAATCCGCTAAGCCGCATCACCCTGACAGCAGAGAAAGACGCCTTTGGAATGCCCCGCGCATCCATCGACATGCGCTATTCCTGTCAGGACGTGGACAGCGTACTCGAATCGCACCGCCTGCTTGACCAGGCCCTGCGCGCCAATCAAATCGGGCAACTCGTATACTGGAATTCTCCTGAAGAAACCCGCGCATGGGTCGAAGAAAACGCAGGCGACGGATTTCACCAGATAGGCGGCGTGCGCATGGGAACCGATCCGTCCACCAGCGTCGTGGATCCCGATCTGAACGTGCACGGCCTGTCGAATCTCAGCATTGCCTCGTCGGCCGTCTTCCCCAGTGGTAGTCAGGCGAATTCAACTTTACTTGCCGTGGCTCTGGCCATGCGTCTCGCTCACCGCCTTGCAAATTCAACCAGCCGGCCATAA
- a CDS encoding SpoIIE family protein phosphatase → MSWRFASRLLRCLPLLAFLLPAFVVPCAHPQNFDASRLLQPASLGDVKWLVQAGDNPAYADPNFDDSHWQVFDPHKSIDALYPQLPAVVWYRLHIKVDPATSGLALSECLISQAFEIYVNGQRLMVLGSVSPWVAYTSNARVLVPIPDQMNAGGELVVAMRVHIGNVEWHGQQPGYSASNLSIGQEQTLYRDNWLTAIGANAMDWLDRGLVILLGFVALVLWMSQRQQTVYLWIFAVGALILFETPLPFVTTFHNMPVIWELFGSLPRLAAPFIWVSLYFAFVHQRVGWVWRIILLLTGIADFTAGLQGWFITLPVQLQALTGLPFVVLLSVVIPIVLIIHWRRGNREAGLLLVPVVLFSFYIYALVVFSTLFQSPAWRQTALRGLNLIDRLPAGPFSVSLHSLTGMLSTLTLSIIILRRSANISRRQAQLEGELAAAQEVQRVLVPEHTGAVPGFKVESAYVPAQQVGDDFFQILPDSEAGILIVVGDVAGKGLPAAMLVSVLVGAIRGVAEFTKDPAELLSNLNERLVGRAGGALSTALIARISADGQVTIANAGHLSPYLDGKEVELPGALPLGVASSAKYESTEFHMNIGSRLTFYSDGVIEAQKPGGELFGFDRAREVSMKSAAEIVETAKRFGQEDDITVVTVTRTAAVATAA, encoded by the coding sequence ATGTCTTGGCGCTTCGCGTCGCGTTTGCTTCGATGTCTCCCGCTTCTCGCCTTCCTGCTTCCAGCTTTCGTCGTGCCGTGCGCGCATCCCCAAAACTTCGATGCTTCCCGCCTTCTTCAGCCGGCGAGCCTCGGCGACGTGAAGTGGCTAGTTCAGGCTGGCGACAATCCTGCCTACGCCGATCCGAACTTTGATGACTCGCACTGGCAGGTGTTCGATCCGCACAAGTCGATTGATGCGTTGTATCCGCAACTTCCCGCAGTGGTCTGGTATCGGCTTCACATCAAGGTTGATCCCGCGACAAGCGGCCTGGCACTAAGTGAGTGCCTCATTTCGCAGGCATTTGAGATTTATGTAAACGGGCAACGATTGATGGTACTGGGAAGTGTTTCGCCGTGGGTCGCGTACACGTCGAATGCAAGGGTTCTGGTACCAATTCCTGACCAGATGAATGCGGGTGGAGAACTGGTGGTTGCGATGCGGGTTCACATCGGCAATGTTGAATGGCACGGTCAGCAGCCGGGATATTCCGCGTCGAACCTTTCGATCGGCCAGGAACAGACGCTCTATCGCGACAACTGGCTTACGGCGATCGGAGCTAATGCCATGGATTGGCTGGATCGCGGACTGGTGATCCTGCTTGGATTCGTGGCGCTGGTGCTGTGGATGTCGCAACGGCAGCAGACTGTGTATCTCTGGATTTTCGCGGTGGGTGCGCTGATTCTCTTCGAGACGCCTTTACCTTTCGTTACTACATTTCACAATATGCCTGTGATCTGGGAGTTGTTCGGTTCGCTTCCACGGCTCGCGGCGCCTTTCATCTGGGTGTCCTTGTATTTCGCATTCGTGCATCAGCGCGTTGGCTGGGTGTGGCGCATCATCCTTCTGCTCACGGGAATTGCGGACTTCACGGCTGGACTTCAGGGATGGTTTATTACTCTGCCAGTCCAGTTGCAGGCCCTAACCGGTCTCCCGTTCGTTGTGCTTCTTTCAGTAGTCATTCCGATTGTGCTGATCATCCACTGGCGACGCGGAAATCGTGAAGCCGGTCTTCTTCTTGTTCCTGTCGTTCTCTTCAGCTTCTACATTTATGCCTTGGTAGTTTTCAGTACGCTCTTTCAGTCTCCGGCGTGGCGGCAGACAGCGCTTCGTGGACTGAACCTGATCGATCGACTGCCTGCTGGGCCATTCTCCGTTTCGCTGCATAGCCTTACCGGAATGCTGTCGACGCTTACGCTGTCCATTATCATCCTGCGGCGGTCAGCGAACATTAGCCGGAGACAGGCGCAGCTTGAGGGCGAACTGGCGGCGGCCCAGGAAGTCCAACGCGTTCTGGTCCCAGAGCATACTGGCGCTGTACCGGGTTTCAAGGTGGAGTCGGCCTATGTGCCGGCGCAGCAGGTTGGCGACGATTTCTTCCAGATACTTCCGGACAGCGAGGCGGGCATTCTGATCGTCGTTGGCGATGTCGCAGGCAAAGGTCTGCCTGCCGCAATGCTGGTGTCTGTGCTGGTTGGCGCGATTCGTGGAGTGGCGGAATTCACGAAAGATCCTGCCGAACTGCTTTCAAATTTGAATGAGCGACTCGTGGGGCGCGCTGGCGGTGCATTGTCTACAGCGCTCATAGCCCGCATCAGTGCGGATGGGCAGGTCACCATCGCGAACGCCGGGCATTTGTCTCCCTATCTCGATGGAAAAGAAGTGGAACTTCCCGGAGCGTTGCCGCTCGGGGTCGCAAGCTCCGCGAAGTATGAGTCAACCGAGTTTCACATGAACATCGGCAGCCGTCTTACGTTCTATTCCGACGGGGTGATTGAGGCACAAAAGCCGGGTGGCGAATTGTTTGGCTTCGATCGCGCGCGGGAGGTCTCTATGAAGTCTGCGGCTGAAATTGTTGAGACGGCAAAGCGGTTCGGGCAAGAGGACGACATCACTGTCGTCACGGTCACCAGAACCGCTGCGGTCGCGACTGCCGCTTAG
- a CDS encoding DUF3106 domain-containing protein produces MNGARNKDIARALRAAAITAVTTASLCLPVATLIAQPQNNSRPAPRYSAPRQQNTRPQASQQTRGPQYQNRVPQQYPGRTQQQYPGRAPQGYPGQTVQQYRPPVGSQVQRPVQNPYAPQTGLRGAVPAPGYNAPGYTRPGTTGTAQQLYAPPGHLGAWLNTHRNTPVPQQQQMLRSDPSFRRLPQGEQQRVINQLNHVNQLPDAQRERRLARAENLERLSPEDRARVAQSARRWTAMPADRQSMMRNAFRDLKAVPPDQRSIVLNSSRYQGQFSPEERGVLSDMLRVEPYAPQ; encoded by the coding sequence ATGAATGGGGCGAGGAACAAAGATATTGCGAGGGCATTGCGCGCAGCGGCTATAACCGCTGTAACGACAGCCTCGTTGTGCCTGCCCGTGGCTACCCTCATTGCGCAGCCCCAAAATAATTCGCGTCCGGCTCCCCGATACTCCGCTCCGCGGCAGCAGAACACACGGCCGCAAGCCTCGCAACAGACAAGGGGCCCGCAGTATCAGAATCGTGTGCCGCAGCAATATCCCGGTAGGACGCAGCAGCAATATCCAGGGCGAGCGCCGCAAGGGTATCCCGGTCAGACTGTTCAGCAATATCGGCCCCCAGTCGGATCGCAGGTACAGCGTCCGGTTCAGAATCCATATGCACCGCAAACGGGATTGCGCGGTGCCGTGCCTGCTCCGGGCTACAACGCTCCCGGATATACGCGGCCTGGAACTACCGGGACGGCACAGCAGTTGTATGCACCTCCCGGTCATCTGGGCGCATGGTTGAATACGCATCGCAACACTCCGGTGCCGCAACAGCAACAAATGTTGCGCAGCGATCCGAGCTTTCGCCGTTTGCCGCAGGGCGAGCAGCAGCGGGTGATCAATCAGCTGAACCACGTGAATCAATTGCCTGACGCACAGCGGGAACGGCGGCTGGCGCGCGCTGAAAATCTGGAACGGCTTTCACCTGAAGATCGTGCGCGCGTTGCGCAGTCGGCAAGGCGATGGACTGCGATGCCGGCTGATCGTCAATCAATGATGCGCAATGCTTTCCGGGATCTCAAGGCGGTTCCGCCCGATCAGCGGTCGATCGTTCTGAATTCAAGCCGCTACCAGGGCCAGTTCAGTCCGGAAGAGCGCGGAGTGCTGTCGGACATGTTGCGCGTGGAGCCTTACGCGCCGCAGTAA
- a CDS encoding putative colanic acid biosynthesis acetyltransferase yields the protein MPRQVHYNAAENIPAETAADPYLRPAFSFSNRLRRLVWNLCWAIFYRFSPRPFFAWRALLLRLFGAQLGPTCKFYPSSRVWAPWNLTCSDLVAVGDGAEIYNPAPMRLGSHAILSQNSYLCGATHDFDNPGFPLLAYAMEVGDYAWVAARACVAPGVKIGEGAVLGLASVATRDLEPWGVYAGSPAVKVKQRNRTTI from the coding sequence ATGCCTAGGCAGGTTCACTACAACGCGGCAGAAAACATTCCGGCTGAAACCGCCGCAGATCCGTATCTGAGGCCGGCATTTTCGTTCAGCAATCGCCTGCGGCGCCTGGTGTGGAACCTCTGCTGGGCCATCTTCTATCGCTTCTCGCCGCGTCCCTTCTTTGCATGGAGGGCATTATTACTCCGCCTCTTCGGTGCTCAGCTCGGACCCACCTGCAAGTTCTATCCATCCTCGCGCGTGTGGGCTCCGTGGAACCTGACCTGCTCTGACCTGGTCGCCGTGGGCGATGGCGCTGAGATCTATAACCCTGCACCCATGCGCCTCGGCTCCCACGCAATCCTCTCGCAGAACTCCTACCTCTGCGGCGCAACCCACGACTTCGACAATCCGGGCTTTCCATTGCTGGCCTACGCCATGGAAGTCGGAGACTACGCATGGGTCGCCGCACGTGCATGCGTCGCGCCCGGGGTCAAGATTGGGGAGGGTGCAGTCCTTGGGCTTGCATCGGTGGCCACGCGCGACCTGGAACCGTGGGGCGTTTACGCTGGATCACCCGCAGTCAAAGTAAAGCAACGCAACCGGACCACAATTTAG
- a CDS encoding sigma-70 family RNA polymerase sigma factor: protein MRWPVRLIRDARESAPGDRRLVPFFDQVGIFGLKLAAAEGDGIEGHPMIAMSSQREDDGGKSTRLGSVSPGEPGTGKKPVNGAKSDPETDEYAQPSEEDGVPDDMATLVLDNPALGHGAPLNASDPQKPINYAIDESSDAAIMLRVAAGDETGFNYLVGKYHRAMISFLFRMVHNQAVAEELAQEVFLRVYRSRESYRAEAKFTTWLYRIATNLAVNHARDTRHERSASTVYLDAPDEESGTTPDVADDTPSVEQSILRDERMAAIRAHVMALPERQRMAVLMHKYQGMDYRQIGDVLKLSESATKSLLFRAYQTLRDKLKDFV, encoded by the coding sequence ATGCGCTGGCCTGTACGATTAATCCGAGATGCACGCGAGTCCGCTCCTGGGGACAGGCGGCTGGTTCCCTTCTTCGACCAGGTGGGTATTTTTGGCCTGAAACTGGCGGCTGCTGAGGGCGACGGCATAGAAGGGCATCCAATGATTGCCATGTCGAGCCAGCGAGAGGATGACGGAGGGAAATCAACCCGTTTGGGATCAGTCAGTCCCGGTGAGCCCGGAACGGGTAAAAAACCCGTAAACGGCGCAAAATCAGATCCCGAAACTGACGAATATGCGCAACCTTCCGAAGAAGATGGGGTTCCAGATGATATGGCAACCCTGGTACTGGACAATCCGGCGCTGGGACACGGCGCACCGCTGAACGCGTCCGATCCGCAAAAGCCCATTAATTATGCGATCGACGAGTCGAGCGATGCGGCGATCATGCTGCGGGTGGCAGCAGGCGATGAGACTGGTTTTAATTACCTTGTCGGCAAATATCACCGGGCCATGATCAGTTTCCTGTTTCGGATGGTGCACAACCAGGCGGTTGCCGAAGAATTGGCGCAGGAAGTTTTCCTGCGGGTGTATCGTTCGCGTGAGAGCTACCGTGCAGAGGCGAAGTTCACCACGTGGCTTTATCGCATTGCGACGAATCTTGCGGTAAACCATGCACGCGACACCCGGCATGAACGATCTGCGTCGACGGTATATCTGGATGCACCGGATGAAGAGTCAGGCACCACTCCAGATGTGGCGGACGATACGCCATCGGTGGAGCAGAGCATTTTGCGCGATGAGCGCATGGCAGCGATCCGGGCACACGTAATGGCTTTGCCGGAGCGCCAGCGCATGGCAGTGTTGATGCATAAGTACCAGGGGATGGATTATCGACAGATCGGGGACGTGTTGAAACTGAGTGAGTCGGCGACCAAGTCGCTGCTGTTCAGGGCTTACCAGACGCTGCGGGACAAGTTAAAAGATTTTGTGTAG
- a CDS encoding G1 family glutamic endopeptidase encodes MTKSIPHSLAMAAVLAIGCLAADAQQYSTAVALPGVPNITTYNSVPEGFDPAAASDTELQQFGFPKRPDISDTKAYGRWLQAVSVTRITPELVVNTGRYHRPNQRVGQSTVVENTTHSSSGNWSGWSLIGGSPVFDEVVGLWVVPNVGSSTSTTNGFMSEWVGIDGNCKCNDLIQDGTEQQFTGGKATYYAWIEFIPEAEVIVKNLTVAPGDVIYAYSAVAVQSGKIVGVYYLANYNTKKAVSATIAIPPKTTFSGLSAEWIVERTEVNGSFTNPLPNYAYAYMDDAWAYRSGSSHAIDYTAEANENIVMVQGTTQLSKSFEQDADSMWFQWLAYF; translated from the coding sequence ATGACCAAATCAATTCCACATTCACTCGCAATGGCGGCCGTGCTCGCAATCGGCTGCCTCGCCGCTGACGCTCAACAGTATTCCACGGCGGTTGCATTGCCGGGAGTCCCCAACATCACGACTTACAACAGCGTCCCTGAGGGATTTGATCCAGCGGCCGCTTCCGACACAGAACTCCAGCAGTTTGGTTTTCCCAAGCGACCGGATATCAGCGATACAAAAGCGTATGGCCGTTGGTTGCAGGCTGTGTCGGTCACCCGTATCACTCCGGAACTTGTCGTCAATACCGGTCGATACCACCGTCCAAATCAGCGTGTAGGACAGTCCACCGTAGTTGAGAATACGACGCATAGTAGCTCAGGCAATTGGAGCGGATGGTCCCTCATCGGCGGCAGCCCGGTGTTCGACGAGGTGGTTGGATTGTGGGTTGTTCCCAATGTGGGCAGCTCTACTTCGACCACGAATGGCTTCATGTCGGAATGGGTAGGCATTGACGGCAACTGCAAGTGCAACGACTTGATTCAGGATGGAACGGAGCAGCAATTCACAGGAGGAAAGGCGACCTATTACGCATGGATCGAATTTATTCCCGAAGCAGAAGTTATCGTCAAAAATCTTACCGTCGCGCCGGGCGATGTTATCTACGCATATTCGGCGGTCGCGGTACAGAGCGGGAAAATCGTGGGCGTCTACTACCTGGCGAACTACAACACAAAGAAGGCTGTATCGGCAACGATCGCCATTCCCCCAAAAACCACCTTCTCCGGATTGTCCGCTGAGTGGATTGTTGAACGAACCGAAGTGAACGGTTCATTCACCAATCCGTTGCCGAATTATGCGTACGCGTACATGGATGATGCCTGGGCGTACCGTTCCGGTTCTTCCCACGCCATCGACTACACAGCCGAGGCGAACGAAAACATCGTAATGGTGCAAGGCACAACGCAATTGTCGAAATCCTTTGAACAGGATGCGGACTCAATGTGGTTTCAGTGGCTAGCCTATTTCTGA
- a CDS encoding aldo/keto reductase, giving the protein MRTSDINISGQSTPLKNVSVIGLGCAAMLGRAGRRESLAALGAAYDAGITFYDTARSYGYGACEGLLGEFFSTGRRSSVVLCTKFGILPGNPGGWKQRVKPLARAVLGIVPQLRGMVRKHAADQFVPGQFSVATLRSSFETSLRELKTDYVDILLMHGPPAGALQDEDILEELRRLVDTGKVRLAGVSGEGDVIRTVFGQHSPVLQAAQFPMNPFSMHLASQTLDAAKSLMLIANHPFGGAEGIANCRTLIDRLRQDPAVPQPLREKLDARDQGLLPEFVLNSIIRDTGISVVIPSMMKPAHLHSNMRAIDQCRFSPSELQFIRHSLAANSQGH; this is encoded by the coding sequence ATGCGCACAAGTGATATCAACATCTCCGGCCAGTCGACACCTTTGAAGAACGTGTCGGTCATCGGCCTTGGTTGCGCCGCCATGCTCGGACGGGCCGGACGTCGCGAATCACTTGCCGCTCTGGGCGCCGCCTACGACGCCGGCATCACCTTCTACGACACCGCGCGTTCCTATGGCTACGGTGCTTGCGAGGGTCTGCTCGGCGAATTCTTCAGCACGGGTCGCCGCAGTTCCGTTGTTCTTTGCACAAAATTCGGCATTCTTCCCGGAAATCCCGGCGGCTGGAAGCAAAGAGTGAAGCCTCTAGCGCGTGCTGTGCTCGGCATCGTCCCACAGCTTCGCGGAATGGTGAGAAAGCATGCAGCCGATCAGTTCGTGCCCGGCCAGTTTTCTGTTGCCACGCTTCGATCGAGTTTTGAAACCAGCCTTCGCGAGTTGAAGACCGACTACGTCGATATCCTTCTCATGCATGGTCCGCCCGCAGGCGCCCTCCAGGACGAAGATATCCTTGAAGAACTTCGCCGCCTCGTCGACACCGGCAAAGTGCGCCTCGCCGGAGTATCCGGGGAAGGTGATGTCATTCGCACTGTGTTCGGGCAGCACTCACCGGTTCTGCAAGCAGCCCAATTTCCGATGAATCCTTTCTCGATGCACCTCGCATCCCAAACCCTCGACGCTGCGAAGTCGCTGATGCTCATCGCCAACCACCCTTTCGGCGGTGCCGAAGGAATCGCCAACTGTCGCACCCTGATCGACCGTCTCCGCCAGGATCCAGCCGTCCCGCAACCCCTGCGCGAGAAACTCGACGCGCGTGACCAAGGGCTGCTCCCCGAATTTGTCCTGAACAGCATCATTCGCGACACTGGCATCTCGGTCGTAATTCCGTCGATGATGAAACCCGCGCATCTCCACAGCAACATGCGCGCTATCGATCAGTGCCGTTTCTCGCCCTCGGAACTCCAGTTCATTCGCCACTCGCTTGCAGCAAATTCGCAAGGCCACTAG
- a CDS encoding Gfo/Idh/MocA family oxidoreductase, protein MASMSKKLRWGVLSTASIGIRKVLPAMQHAQYTTVDAIASRDLSKAQAAAAKLGIPKAYGSYEELLADPDIDAIYNPLPNQMHVPWTIKSAEAGKHVLCEKPISLTVAEAKTLLAIRARTGVKIGEAFMIRSYTQWLRVAKLLREGRIGQLRSVAGFFSYFNDDPANIRNHIESGGGALLDIGCYCIQAARYGFGAEPRRVIGLIDRDPNFKTDRLTSAMLDFEAGHAIFTCSTQLVPYQKVLFFGATGRIEMQIPFNAPIDRPTRILIDETGELFGSGIKVEEFPTADQYTMQGNAFSRAVLEGGEVPVPLEEAIANMAVIEAIFKSTETLQWEKPAN, encoded by the coding sequence ATGGCTTCCATGTCGAAGAAGCTGCGCTGGGGTGTTCTAAGCACTGCCAGCATCGGAATCAGAAAAGTCCTGCCGGCCATGCAACACGCCCAGTACACCACTGTGGACGCCATCGCCTCGCGTGATCTTTCCAAAGCGCAGGCCGCAGCCGCCAAGCTCGGTATCCCCAAAGCCTATGGATCCTACGAAGAGTTGCTCGCCGATCCCGACATCGACGCCATCTACAATCCCCTGCCCAACCAGATGCACGTGCCTTGGACCATCAAATCTGCCGAAGCCGGCAAGCACGTTCTCTGTGAAAAACCCATCAGCCTCACGGTTGCCGAAGCCAAAACACTGCTGGCTATCCGTGCTCGCACCGGTGTCAAAATCGGCGAAGCCTTCATGATTCGCAGTTATACGCAATGGCTGCGCGTTGCCAAACTCTTGCGCGAAGGGCGCATCGGCCAATTGCGTTCAGTCGCAGGATTTTTCAGCTACTTCAACGACGATCCCGCCAACATCCGCAATCACATCGAGTCCGGCGGCGGCGCGCTGCTCGACATCGGCTGCTATTGCATCCAGGCTGCGCGTTATGGATTCGGCGCGGAACCTCGCCGCGTCATCGGCCTGATCGACCGCGACCCAAACTTCAAAACTGACCGTCTCACCTCAGCGATGCTCGACTTTGAAGCAGGCCACGCCATCTTCACCTGCAGCACGCAGTTGGTTCCCTATCAGAAGGTCTTGTTCTTCGGCGCCACCGGTCGCATCGAGATGCAAATCCCATTCAACGCACCCATAGACCGCCCCACCCGCATCCTCATCGACGAAACCGGTGAATTGTTCGGCAGCGGCATCAAGGTTGAAGAATTCCCAACTGCCGACCAGTACACCATGCAGGGGAATGCCTTCTCCCGCGCCGTCCTTGAAGGCGGCGAAGTTCCAGTACCCCTGGAAGAAGCCATCGCCAATATGGCCGTCATCGAAGCCATCTTTAAATCTACCGAAACACTGCAGTGGGAGAAACCGGCAAACTAG
- a CDS encoding AMP-binding protein, with product MPVDEELATLSYSHGEDRPLLNLTIGDLLHRTSSRYPNRLALASRHQSRRMTWAQLSDAADRVARGLWSLGIRRGDRVGLWSTNCIEWVMLHMGCACAGVALVNVNPAYRSHELQYTLTRSRMKAIFLWHQDKRADYQEILERACHGLRLDLQHTIYFDSPAWPALLDAPGQLPDRVAVEDVANIQYTSGTTGLPKGVMLTHHNVVNNGQFLAHGFHYSELDSIVVPVPLFHCYGCVIGTMSALNSGAALILPNWTFDARATLQAVHDERATSVYGVPAMYVAEFGLPDFSTFDFTSLRTGMMSGAPCPVELMKRVLNEMHIGELVIAYGQTETSPVVTMSDASDSLEIRVNTVGRAMPQTEIQVISTTDGARLPIGMQGELCVRGYAVMKGYDGDPVGTADVVKPDGWLHTGDLGVMRADGCIHITGRSRDVIIRGGENIYPREVEEFLYTNPKVGEVQVVGIPNERLGEIVVAWVRLRPGAEATEGEIREWCKSQIAYYKIPEHVRFVDEFPATLSGKIQKYKIREFEIEARGLQSIATTATA from the coding sequence ATGCCTGTCGATGAAGAGTTAGCTACCCTGAGCTACAGCCATGGGGAAGACCGCCCCCTCCTCAACCTGACTATCGGCGATCTCCTCCATCGCACTTCGAGCCGCTATCCCAATCGTCTAGCTTTAGCCTCGCGTCATCAATCCCGCCGCATGACCTGGGCTCAACTCAGCGACGCCGCAGATCGCGTCGCTCGCGGTTTATGGTCGCTTGGAATTCGTCGTGGCGATCGTGTCGGACTCTGGTCGACCAACTGCATCGAGTGGGTTATGCTGCACATGGGCTGTGCCTGCGCAGGCGTCGCGCTGGTCAACGTGAACCCCGCCTATCGCTCTCACGAGTTGCAATACACGTTGACGCGGTCACGCATGAAAGCAATTTTTCTCTGGCATCAGGATAAGCGCGCCGACTATCAGGAAATACTCGAACGCGCCTGCCACGGATTGAGACTTGATTTACAGCACACCATCTACTTCGACTCGCCCGCATGGCCCGCGCTCCTCGATGCCCCCGGCCAACTGCCCGATCGCGTTGCTGTCGAAGACGTCGCCAACATCCAGTACACCAGCGGCACAACCGGCCTGCCCAAAGGCGTGATGCTCACGCACCACAACGTAGTGAACAACGGACAATTCCTCGCCCACGGGTTCCACTACTCCGAACTTGATAGCATCGTTGTGCCGGTTCCGCTCTTCCATTGTTACGGCTGCGTCATAGGGACCATGAGTGCCCTCAACTCCGGCGCCGCACTCATCCTGCCCAACTGGACTTTCGATGCCCGCGCCACCCTGCAAGCCGTGCACGACGAACGGGCCACCTCGGTCTACGGCGTACCCGCCATGTACGTCGCAGAGTTCGGCCTGCCCGATTTCTCCACCTTCGACTTCACCAGCCTGCGCACCGGCATGATGAGCGGTGCACCCTGTCCTGTAGAGCTCATGAAGCGGGTGCTCAATGAGATGCACATAGGCGAGCTCGTTATCGCCTACGGTCAAACTGAAACCTCACCCGTTGTCACCATGAGCGACGCCAGCGATTCGCTGGAAATTCGCGTCAACACCGTGGGCCGAGCCATGCCACAAACTGAAATCCAGGTAATATCCACCACTGACGGAGCGCGTTTGCCCATCGGAATGCAGGGCGAACTCTGCGTGCGCGGATACGCGGTGATGAAGGGCTACGACGGCGACCCTGTTGGAACCGCCGATGTGGTCAAGCCTGACGGCTGGCTGCACACGGGGGATCTCGGCGTGATGCGCGCAGATGGCTGCATTCACATCACCGGTCGTTCGCGCGATGTCATCATTCGCGGCGGAGAAAACATCTACCCCCGCGAAGTTGAAGAATTCCTCTACACCAATCCCAAAGTCGGCGAGGTCCAGGTTGTAGGAATTCCTAATGAGCGTCTCGGCGAGATCGTGGTCGCATGGGTCCGTCTGCGCCCCGGTGCCGAAGCCACCGAAGGCGAAATCCGTGAGTGGTGCAAATCGCAAATCGCGTATTACAAAATCCCCGAGCACGTGCGGTTCGTTGATGAATTCCCGGCTACCCTTTCCGGAAAGATTCAGAAGTACAAGATCCGCGAATTCGAAATCGAAGCGCGCGGTCTGCAATCTATCGCAACCACCGCAACCGCCTGA